Within Paenibacillus sp. J23TS9, the genomic segment TCATTCGCATGGATCTGAATCGGATGATCCGCAGACTGCGCGTACCCCGGGAGTCTCGCAACCAGATCTTCCGCGTATAGATGATCTGAATGGGAATGGGTAAAGATCAGGTCCTTGATCAGCTCCAAATCCAGCCCATCGCGGAGCATGTGCATGTATGTATCCGGTGGAAAGTCAATTTTCAGATCATCATCCAGCATCGCCGATGTACGGGATCGGATCTCTTTTCCTCCAAGCTCCCTGGCCTTCACACATAGATCACAGCGGCAAAAGAGCGACGGAATGCCTTCAAAGGCCGCCGTACCCAGAAACCGAATCTTCATATCATCATCTCTCCCCATGATAGAATGAGTTCTTTTATAGCTATTCCTGCTGCAGCCTGATCAGTCCCGATGGAGGCAGCTTGAACAAATGAAGCCCCTCTTGTAGGTGAACGGTTTGATTGGAAATTTCCGAGCCTGTACAGTCCAGTACGGTCATCATTCCACGGATCTGCCCTGCCAGCTGAACAACGACGGCTTCCCGGGAAGTGCCGTTCACGATCAGGAAGATTGTCCGCTCCACGCTGTCAATGTGAATGATTTGTTCGCTGTATACTGCTGCCAGAAGGCGGTTTGGGTCCGATGCATACACAACCGGATACATATATTCCGGCGACTGTGGACGCAAGCTTCCGGCAAGAAGCAGCTCTCGGTGCTCCCGCCAGAATCCAAGCCAAAAGGCAATGACTTGACGGTGAGCTTCGGGAACCCTATCAATCAAGACGGACACCTGCGGGACGGAAAATAAGGAATGGATAAATTGGAGAGCGACATTTTCAGGTCTCTCATTCCAATTCCACATCATCATATCCGAATGAACCGCGGTGTTTCCGCTCAGCAGACGGATATCGATTGAACCAATCCGGTTTTGGCTGTAATTATCTGGACAATCTGCCACCCGGAACATATTACCATATTTTCGCATCAATGGGCCGATATAATTTTGCCGGAATTCGATCATCACATCCGGATGGATTGCCTTCAGCCGCAGCATGACATCAGAGAGCAGCCGGTCTACCGCTTCTGGTACGGAGTCGTAATCCCTTCCGCCGCCAAGCGAATACCTCATCTCTGGAGACAGATTGAAGGAATCCACAAAATCCAGCTTGAAGCCGTCGATCCCCCAGGTCCGCAGTGCTTCTTCATACGTGCCAATCAGGTATTCGCGAACCTCCGGAAACCGGGGATCGAACACGGCTGTATCTACACCGTAGCTGTTCATAAACTTGCCCTCGAAGCGGCTCCAGGCCTTGGAGTGCTTGCCCACAAACGGTACGGAGTACCACAGGATAAATTTCATGCCGAGTGCATGTACATGATCCACCAAACGGCGCATATCCGCGATCCGTTTCGGTGCAACCTCCCAGTCGCCGCAGTAGGCGTAACCCCGCTGGTTATCGTCCGTCTGCCAGCCCACGATGACCGCTTCGCAGCCCAGCTCCTTGGCAAGCACGCACTGCTTTTCAATCTCTGCCGGATCCAGCTGCTGATGGAAGCTGTACCAGGTGGAATACATGGGCAGGCGTGCCGTATC encodes:
- a CDS encoding glycoside hydrolase family 36 protein, whose product is MRCQIGTRHMNINTDEKHFRCSLELKEERDGVEYIRFVMDAEEARVPESVRISWMHPAMDISGYWDPGANREKGLRMDFSTPFQSKATSLAPVCSLYSPLGQNRLTTAFSDALRPLRMRAGIHEETAEFEVWLELFTEASPPIDHYEAVIRIDTRELFYADCLREVGEWWTAMPGYTPAYVPDTARLPMYSTWYSFHQQLDPAEIEKQCVLAKELGCEAVIVGWQTDDNQRGYAYCGDWEVAPKRIADMRRLVDHVHALGMKFILWYSVPFVGKHSKAWSRFEGKFMNSYGVDTAVFDPRFPEVREYLIGTYEEALRTWGIDGFKLDFVDSFNLSPEMRYSLGGGRDYDSVPEAVDRLLSDVMLRLKAIHPDVMIEFRQNYIGPLMRKYGNMFRVADCPDNYSQNRIGSIDIRLLSGNTAVHSDMMMWNWNERPENVALQFIHSLFSVPQVSVLIDRVPEAHRQVIAFWLGFWREHRELLLAGSLRPQSPEYMYPVVYASDPNRLLAAVYSEQIIHIDSVERTIFLIVNGTSREAVVVQLAGQIRGMMTVLDCTGSEISNQTVHLQEGLHLFKLPPSGLIRLQQE